A window from Aeromonas rivipollensis encodes these proteins:
- the xseA gene encoding exodeoxyribonuclease VII large subunit, with protein MNHLDESSQSRQQQIFTVTRLNSAVRMILEQDLGLVWLTGELSNLAMPSSGHWYFSLKDISAQVRCAMFKGNNRRVPFRPQDGMQVLVQARVSLYEPRGDYQLIIESMQPAGDGMLALRFEELKRRLGAEGLFDEGRKRPLPREPRAVGLVTSATGAALHDMLTVLGRRAPDLPVFIYPTQVQGSAAIAQIVAAITLANRRAEVDVLIVGRGGGSLEDLWCFNEEAVARAIAGSAIPVVSAVGHEVDVTISDFAADLRAPTPSAAAELVAPDQSARAQRLAHLHQRIAQAMARRQTAASHQFALLQKRLDHQDPKRRLEQQSQRLDELANRLQQLLNLRLHQGERRLANLELRLQARSPSTLLAAGKRRHQLAEERLHTLMNKRQDLAAHRLAMLSARLDGVSPLATLGRGYSITRTPSGEVINRAAQVSPGQQLVTTLAEGDLRVRVEEVHNQ; from the coding sequence TTGAACCACCTCGACGAATCTAGCCAGAGCAGGCAACAACAGATCTTCACCGTCACCCGCCTCAACAGCGCCGTGCGCATGATACTGGAGCAGGATCTGGGGCTGGTGTGGCTGACGGGGGAGCTCTCCAACCTGGCGATGCCAAGCTCGGGCCACTGGTACTTCTCCCTCAAGGACATCTCGGCCCAGGTGCGCTGCGCCATGTTCAAGGGCAACAACCGTCGGGTGCCGTTCCGGCCGCAAGATGGCATGCAGGTACTGGTGCAGGCGCGGGTCTCCCTTTATGAGCCCCGCGGTGACTACCAGCTCATCATCGAATCCATGCAGCCCGCCGGGGACGGCATGCTGGCCCTGCGCTTCGAGGAGCTCAAGCGCCGCCTCGGCGCCGAAGGGCTGTTCGACGAGGGCCGCAAGCGCCCGTTGCCTCGCGAGCCCCGCGCCGTGGGGCTGGTCACCTCGGCCACCGGCGCCGCCCTGCACGACATGCTGACGGTGCTTGGGCGCCGGGCGCCAGACCTGCCGGTCTTCATCTACCCGACCCAGGTGCAGGGCAGCGCCGCCATCGCCCAGATTGTCGCGGCCATCACTCTTGCCAACCGCCGCGCCGAGGTGGATGTGCTCATCGTCGGTCGTGGCGGTGGCTCCCTTGAGGATCTCTGGTGCTTCAACGAGGAGGCGGTGGCCCGCGCCATCGCAGGCTCCGCCATTCCGGTGGTGAGCGCTGTGGGCCACGAGGTGGACGTCACCATCAGCGACTTCGCCGCCGACTTGCGCGCCCCCACCCCCTCCGCCGCCGCCGAGCTGGTGGCACCGGACCAGAGCGCCCGTGCCCAGCGCCTCGCCCACCTGCACCAGCGCATCGCCCAAGCCATGGCGCGGCGCCAGACCGCCGCCAGCCACCAATTTGCACTGCTGCAAAAGCGGCTCGACCATCAGGATCCCAAGCGCCGGCTGGAGCAACAATCCCAGCGCCTGGACGAGCTCGCCAACCGCTTGCAGCAACTGCTCAATCTGCGCCTGCACCAGGGGGAGCGGCGCCTGGCGAACCTCGAGCTGCGCCTGCAGGCCAGGAGCCCTTCAACGCTGCTGGCTGCCGGCAAGCGCCGTCACCAGCTGGCGGAAGAGCGGCTCCATACCCTGATGAACAAGCGCCAGGATCTGGCCGCCCACCGTCTCGCCATGCTGAGTGCGCGGCTCGACGGGGTGAGCCCGCTGGCCACCCTGGGGCGGGGTTACTCCATCACCCGCACGCCAAGTGGCGAGGTGATAAACCGCGCCGCCCAGGTGAGCCCGGGCCAGCAACTGGTCACCACGCTCGCAGAGGGGGATCTGCGGGTGCGGGTGGAGGAAGTGCACAACCAATAA
- the hutW gene encoding heme anaerobic degradation radical SAM methyltransferase ChuW/HutW, with product MTPQFTPTMTGLATPDPLKFAFGAKTSAHASRGGAGPLTLDDAGWQAWWQRPSEAQERALYIHVPFCRKRCSFCNFFENGANPARMSRYMAALCDQLSRAAKTPLAQSKPFSAVYVGGGTPTDMAAADLGRLARAIRAFPLTPDAELTLEGRLNGFDEDKWQTALAGGFNRFSFGVQSFNTEVRQQAARFDDRETLLARLGELTRDDAAVIVADLIFGLPGQDEALWRQDIVDVMASGVHGVDLYQLIAMQGTNLERAQEKGRLGWSADGQQRATMYAYGARTLEQGGWQRLSCSHWRRSEAEQSRYNQMAKRGAEILPFGAGAGGSIHGHGLMYGRDLGAWHQALAADLRAPGMVMRPNPNASMDGLLRGGLDTGWLALGRLPSPLRAHLLPLFERWQQHGLAELTGETVALTLAGRFWNVNLQAGLFEYLQSNPLGGEAATPAAHPGGARHHSPV from the coding sequence ATGACGCCACAGTTCACCCCGACCATGACGGGGCTCGCCACCCCGGATCCCTTGAAGTTCGCCTTTGGTGCCAAGACCTCGGCCCATGCCAGCCGGGGCGGCGCAGGTCCCCTGACGCTGGACGACGCCGGCTGGCAAGCCTGGTGGCAGCGACCAAGCGAGGCCCAGGAGCGGGCGCTCTACATCCATGTACCCTTCTGCCGCAAGCGCTGCAGCTTCTGTAACTTCTTCGAAAATGGCGCCAACCCGGCGCGCATGAGCCGCTATATGGCGGCCCTGTGTGACCAGCTGAGCCGGGCGGCGAAGACGCCCCTCGCGCAGAGCAAGCCCTTCTCGGCCGTTTACGTGGGGGGCGGCACCCCGACCGACATGGCGGCGGCGGATCTGGGGCGACTGGCCAGGGCCATTCGCGCCTTCCCCCTGACCCCGGATGCGGAGCTGACCCTGGAGGGGCGGCTCAACGGCTTTGATGAGGACAAGTGGCAGACGGCCCTGGCGGGGGGCTTCAACCGCTTCTCGTTCGGGGTGCAGAGCTTCAACACAGAGGTGCGCCAGCAGGCGGCCCGTTTCGACGACAGGGAGACACTGCTCGCCCGGCTGGGGGAGCTGACCCGGGATGACGCCGCTGTCATAGTGGCGGATCTCATCTTCGGCTTGCCGGGGCAGGATGAGGCCCTGTGGCGCCAGGACATCGTGGACGTGATGGCCAGCGGCGTGCACGGGGTGGATCTCTACCAGCTCATCGCCATGCAGGGCACCAATCTGGAGCGGGCGCAGGAGAAGGGTCGGCTCGGCTGGTCCGCCGATGGCCAGCAGCGGGCAACCATGTATGCTTATGGCGCCCGCACCCTGGAGCAGGGGGGGTGGCAGCGCCTCTCCTGCAGCCACTGGCGGCGAAGCGAGGCCGAGCAGAGCCGCTACAACCAGATGGCCAAGCGCGGCGCCGAGATCCTCCCCTTCGGGGCGGGGGCGGGGGGCAGCATTCATGGCCACGGCCTGATGTATGGCCGGGATCTAGGGGCCTGGCACCAGGCGCTGGCCGCCGATCTGCGAGCCCCCGGCATGGTGATGAGGCCCAATCCCAACGCGTCCATGGACGGCCTGCTGCGCGGTGGCCTCGATACCGGCTGGCTTGCCCTCGGGCGCTTGCCGTCCCCCTTGCGGGCGCATCTGTTGCCGCTCTTTGAGCGCTGGCAGCAGCATGGCCTGGCCGAGCTGACCGGGGAGACAGTGGCGCTGACCCTGGCGGGGCGCTTCTGGAACGTCAATCTGCAGGCGGGCTTGTTCGAATATCTGCAGTCAAATCCCTTGGGAGGGGAGGCGGCAACCCCCGCCGCTCATCCGGGCGGAGCCCGGCATCATTCGCCGGTGTAG
- a CDS encoding OmpA family protein: protein MTFFNLMRMGLFTLLLGGLAACQSAPQGLTEAQIATLKEQGFHLTDEGWTLDISNKVLFANNVGALNPGTRQVVETLGKALIEVGLNRARVDGHTDSNGEAAYNEQLSLKRAQSVAEVLASVGMPAANLDIRGRGEEAPIADNGTAAGRAENRRVAIIIDNG, encoded by the coding sequence ATGACGTTTTTCAACCTGATGAGAATGGGCCTGTTCACGCTCTTGCTCGGTGGGCTGGCGGCTTGCCAGAGCGCCCCCCAGGGCCTCACCGAGGCGCAGATCGCCACACTCAAGGAGCAGGGTTTTCACCTGACCGACGAGGGCTGGACCCTGGATATCTCCAACAAGGTGCTCTTTGCCAACAACGTGGGAGCCCTCAATCCCGGCACCCGCCAGGTGGTGGAAACCTTGGGCAAGGCCCTGATTGAGGTGGGGCTGAACCGGGCTCGGGTGGACGGTCACACCGACTCCAACGGCGAGGCGGCCTACAACGAGCAGCTCTCGTTGAAACGGGCCCAGTCCGTGGCCGAGGTGCTGGCGTCTGTGGGTATGCCCGCGGCCAACCTGGACATCCGTGGGCGCGGTGAAGAGGCACCCATCGCCGATAACGGCACCGCCGCCGGACGGGCGGAGAATCGCCGGGTCGCCATCATCATAGACAACGGCTGA
- a CDS encoding diguanylate cyclase domain-containing protein translates to MTINHASPRLTLRQSLGRTHMMISLTAVCMAGLFLTITALLALRLYADHNLKLVARAISYTAEAAVVFDDQDAAKDALEAITSREDVASASILLPGGRVLASWRRDITTPWTTLEQHLARQILPGPVELPMVRENKEIARVHLVGHGQYLLRFLLQTLMATLLCLLLSILGALYVARRMQRSITAPLKALTEVAYSVSRQRALKQRVPAANIAELHELGVDFNSLLDELEAWQAHQKRENATLLHQATHDPLTGLPNRALFEARLEQAIQAGRTRQERFALLYLDCDRFKQINDNLGHAIGDEVLIALARRVQHQLRPMDLVCRLGGDEFVVLLSPVHQGSEVQEVMMRIQQAMTTPVVLSDGRHLGIGVSLGSALYPEQGETGDALLQAADGAMYESKRQRREGAKDHKTTA, encoded by the coding sequence ATGACCATCAATCACGCCAGCCCCCGGCTCACCCTGCGCCAGAGTCTGGGGCGCACCCACATGATGATCTCCCTGACCGCCGTCTGCATGGCGGGCCTCTTCCTGACCATCACGGCGCTGCTGGCGCTGCGTCTCTATGCGGATCACAACCTCAAGCTGGTGGCACGGGCCATCAGTTACACCGCGGAAGCGGCCGTGGTGTTCGATGACCAGGATGCGGCCAAGGATGCCCTGGAGGCGATCACCTCCCGGGAGGACGTGGCCAGCGCCAGCATTCTGCTGCCCGGTGGTCGGGTGCTGGCGAGCTGGCGCCGTGACATTACTACCCCCTGGACCACTCTGGAGCAACATCTGGCCCGCCAGATACTGCCGGGGCCGGTGGAGCTGCCCATGGTGAGGGAAAACAAGGAGATAGCCCGGGTTCATCTGGTCGGCCATGGGCAATACCTGCTGCGCTTCCTTTTGCAGACTCTTATGGCTACCCTGCTGTGCCTGCTGCTCAGTATCCTGGGGGCGCTCTATGTGGCGCGCCGGATGCAGCGTTCCATCACGGCCCCCCTCAAGGCCCTGACCGAGGTTGCCTACAGCGTCAGCCGCCAGCGGGCCCTCAAGCAGCGGGTGCCGGCGGCCAATATCGCCGAGCTGCACGAGCTCGGGGTGGACTTCAATTCACTGCTCGACGAGCTGGAGGCCTGGCAGGCTCACCAGAAGCGGGAGAACGCCACCTTGCTGCACCAGGCGACCCATGATCCCCTCACCGGATTACCCAACCGGGCGCTGTTCGAGGCGCGGCTGGAGCAAGCCATCCAGGCCGGGCGCACCCGGCAGGAGCGGTTCGCCCTGCTCTATCTGGACTGTGATCGCTTCAAGCAGATCAATGACAATCTGGGCCATGCCATAGGCGACGAGGTGCTCATCGCGCTGGCGCGGCGGGTGCAGCATCAGCTCAGGCCCATGGATCTGGTGTGTCGCCTCGGGGGGGACGAGTTTGTGGTCCTGCTCTCCCCTGTGCATCAGGGGAGCGAGGTACAGGAGGTGATGATGCGGATCCAGCAAGCGATGACCACCCCCGTGGTCTTGAGCGATGGCCGCCATCTGGGGATAGGGGTGAGCCTCGGCTCCGCCCTCTACCCCGAACAGGGAGAGACGGGCGATGCCCTGTTGCAGGCCGCCGACGGTGCCATGTATGAATCCAAACGACAACGCAGGGAGGGAGCCAAAGACCATAAGACAACCGCTTGA
- a CDS encoding YfiR family protein, protein MQFFSSFRILAWLTPLCCLWGLACEAAPATSAEVRSELVRQTVLDILSYTRWPSEPAKLRLCVAAPTEYAASLLTISQQANGRPVDVHRYEVDDEALIQRCDVIYLGVLTPEQRLSLFERLRGYAILSISEQSRECIADAVFCLQAGKERIRFRVNLDALARSGVRVHPAVLKLARADEEAR, encoded by the coding sequence ATGCAGTTTTTCTCCTCCTTTCGGATCCTGGCGTGGCTGACGCCCCTGTGCTGCCTCTGGGGGCTGGCCTGCGAGGCGGCCCCGGCGACCTCGGCAGAAGTGCGCAGCGAGCTGGTGCGGCAAACCGTGCTCGATATCCTGAGCTACACCCGCTGGCCCAGCGAGCCTGCCAAATTGCGGCTCTGCGTGGCCGCGCCCACGGAATATGCGGCGTCGCTGCTCACCATCAGCCAGCAGGCCAATGGCCGCCCGGTCGATGTGCATCGCTACGAGGTCGACGACGAGGCGCTGATCCAGCGCTGCGATGTGATCTATCTGGGGGTGCTGACCCCCGAGCAGCGGCTCTCCCTGTTCGAGCGTCTGCGGGGATACGCCATCCTCAGCATCAGCGAGCAGAGCCGCGAGTGCATCGCCGATGCAGTGTTCTGCCTGCAGGCCGGCAAAGAGAGGATCCGTTTTCGGGTCAACCTGGATGCACTGGCCCGCAGCGGCGTGCGGGTGCACCCGGCCGTGCTGAAGCTCGCCAGAGCGGATGAGGAGGCGCGATGA
- the tyrR gene encoding transcriptional regulator TyrR, whose product MRLEVSCEDRLGLTRELLDRLVEHNIDLRGIEIDTSGIIYLNFPELEFRDFQHLMPEIRRIPGVYDVKTIPYMPSEREHHEIEALLKALPDLVFSLDSKGRVTQANQAALTTLALPPEEVRGLALASLVKGFSFARWLEASEIKPQTCKLSLGGEEYLGDLMPLFVAEEKGKQALAGAVVVLKSARRVGMHFSALHAVEVGGFEHLQAESQKMKEVLAQAAKLAMQDAPLLIVGETGTGKELLARACHGASLRSSHPFMALNCAAMPDNVAESELFGYAPGAFGNNTEGKRGVLELASGGTLMLDEIGDMSPHLQTKFLRVLQDGVFRRVGDEQEVRVNVRFICTTQKQLLDLVHEGKFREDLYYRLNVLSLALPPLRERKADIMALAQQFVSRFASELQRPRPRFTRNMAEYLTAYRWPGNVRQLRNCLYRAMTLLEGDEIGPEHVDLPVAADAMPLIDEWFEGGLDEAVKRFESRLLERLYPAFPSTRQLAKRLGVSHTAIANKLREYGIGKK is encoded by the coding sequence ATGCGTCTTGAAGTCAGCTGTGAAGACCGTCTGGGCCTGACCCGGGAACTGCTCGACCGACTGGTGGAGCACAACATCGATCTGCGCGGCATCGAAATCGATACCTCAGGCATCATCTATCTCAATTTCCCCGAGCTGGAGTTTCGCGACTTCCAGCACCTGATGCCGGAGATCCGCCGCATCCCCGGCGTCTATGACGTCAAGACCATCCCCTACATGCCCTCCGAGCGAGAGCATCACGAGATAGAGGCCCTGCTCAAGGCGCTGCCGGATCTGGTCTTCTCCCTCGACAGCAAGGGGCGGGTGACCCAGGCCAACCAGGCCGCCCTCACCACGCTGGCGCTGCCGCCGGAAGAGGTGCGCGGGTTGGCGCTGGCATCCCTGGTCAAGGGCTTCTCCTTCGCCCGCTGGCTGGAGGCGAGTGAGATCAAACCCCAGACCTGCAAACTCAGCCTCGGCGGCGAGGAGTACCTCGGCGATCTGATGCCGCTGTTTGTGGCCGAGGAGAAGGGCAAACAGGCCCTGGCCGGCGCCGTGGTGGTGCTCAAATCCGCCCGCCGGGTCGGCATGCACTTCAGCGCGCTGCACGCGGTGGAAGTGGGGGGCTTCGAGCACCTGCAGGCCGAGAGCCAGAAGATGAAGGAGGTGCTGGCCCAGGCCGCCAAGCTCGCGATGCAGGATGCCCCCTTGCTCATCGTGGGGGAGACCGGCACCGGCAAGGAGTTGCTGGCCCGCGCCTGTCACGGCGCCAGCCTGCGCTCCAGTCACCCCTTCATGGCGCTGAACTGCGCCGCCATGCCGGACAACGTGGCCGAGAGCGAGCTGTTTGGTTACGCCCCCGGCGCCTTTGGCAACAACACCGAGGGCAAGCGCGGTGTGCTGGAGCTGGCGAGCGGCGGCACCCTGATGCTGGACGAGATAGGCGACATGTCCCCCCATCTGCAGACCAAGTTCCTGCGGGTGCTGCAAGACGGCGTCTTCCGCCGGGTCGGGGACGAGCAGGAGGTGAGGGTCAATGTGCGCTTCATCTGCACCACCCAGAAGCAGTTGCTGGATCTGGTGCACGAAGGCAAGTTCCGGGAAGACCTCTACTACCGCCTCAATGTGCTGAGTCTGGCGCTGCCCCCCCTGCGCGAGCGCAAGGCGGACATCATGGCCCTGGCCCAGCAGTTCGTCTCCCGTTTCGCGAGCGAGTTGCAGCGTCCGCGTCCGCGCTTTACCCGCAACATGGCCGAATACCTGACCGCCTACCGCTGGCCCGGCAACGTGCGCCAGCTGCGCAACTGCCTCTACCGGGCCATGACGTTGCTGGAAGGGGACGAAATAGGCCCCGAGCACGTGGATCTGCCGGTGGCGGCCGACGCCATGCCCCTTATCGACGAGTGGTTCGAGGGCGGGCTCGACGAGGCGGTGAAGCGCTTCGAGAGCCGGCTGCTGGAGCGGCTCTACCCGGCCTTCCCCTCTACCCGCCAGTTGGCCAAGCGGCTCGGGGTCTCCCACACCGCCATCGCCAACAAGCTGCGTGAATATGGGATTGGCAAAAAGTAA
- a CDS encoding 4a-hydroxytetrahydrobiopterin dehydratase, which yields MSELANQRCEACRADAPRVTEQELSELMHAIPDWQPLVVNGELQLRREFAFRNFKEALAFTNRLGELAEAEFHHPAILTEWGKVTVSWWTHKIGGLHRNDFIMAARTDELMK from the coding sequence ATGTCTGAACTGGCAAACCAACGGTGCGAAGCGTGCCGCGCCGATGCCCCCAGGGTGACCGAGCAGGAGCTGAGCGAGCTGATGCACGCCATCCCCGATTGGCAGCCTCTGGTGGTGAACGGCGAGCTGCAACTGAGGCGCGAATTTGCCTTTCGCAACTTCAAGGAGGCGCTGGCCTTCACCAACCGGTTGGGCGAGCTGGCGGAGGCCGAGTTCCATCACCCGGCGATCCTGACCGAGTGGGGGAAGGTGACAGTGAGCTGGTGGACCCACAAGATAGGAGGGTTACATCGCAACGATTTCATCATGGCGGCACGCACCGACGAGTTGATGAAGTAA
- the phhA gene encoding phenylalanine 4-monooxygenase — MASSYTAHQPDDQGIIHYSEEEQGTWQILIARQLAALDGKACDAYRAGLERLALPRDRIPQLGEINAALTPTTGWSVAAVPALISFDRFFALLADRQFPVATFIRRRDELDYLQEPDIFHEIFGHCAMLTNPAFAHFTHLYGQLGLNASKEERVYLARLYWFTVEFGLVQEGEGLRIYGGGILSSIGETAYALSGKPVLQPFDLLEVLRTPYRIDIMQPVYFVLPSLDCLYRLGPQEIMAAVAEARRLGLRPPRFAPAPGRQAS, encoded by the coding sequence ATGGCAAGTAGCTACACAGCACACCAACCGGACGATCAGGGCATCATCCACTACTCGGAGGAGGAGCAGGGGACCTGGCAGATCCTGATCGCGCGCCAGCTCGCGGCGCTCGATGGCAAGGCCTGCGATGCATACAGGGCGGGGCTGGAGAGGCTGGCACTGCCCCGGGATCGCATCCCGCAGCTGGGGGAGATCAACGCCGCCCTGACCCCCACCACCGGCTGGTCGGTGGCCGCCGTGCCGGCGCTCATCTCCTTCGATCGCTTCTTCGCCTTGCTGGCGGATCGCCAGTTTCCGGTGGCGACCTTCATCCGCCGCCGGGACGAGCTCGACTACCTGCAAGAGCCCGACATCTTCCACGAGATCTTCGGCCACTGCGCCATGCTGACCAACCCCGCCTTTGCCCACTTCACCCACCTCTATGGCCAGCTCGGGCTGAACGCCAGCAAGGAGGAGCGGGTCTATCTGGCGCGGCTCTACTGGTTCACCGTGGAGTTTGGCCTGGTGCAGGAGGGGGAGGGGCTGCGCATCTACGGTGGCGGCATCCTCTCCTCCATCGGCGAGACCGCCTATGCCCTTTCCGGCAAGCCGGTGCTGCAACCCTTCGATCTGCTGGAGGTGCTGCGTACCCCTTATCGCATCGACATCATGCAGCCCGTCTATTTCGTGCTGCCAAGCCTGGATTGCCTCTATCGCCTGGGGCCACAGGAGATCATGGCGGCGGTGGCCGAGGCCCGTCGCCTCGGCCTGCGTCCGCCCCGCTTTGCCCCGGCCCCTGGCCGGCAGGCGAGCTGA
- a CDS encoding TIGR01620 family protein produces MNDQTTQKVPLQGKVILEPTLSVASEVPPPAPAQRLEEESFERLEELDAFTEVAPALTVRPRRRHRLLGWGLGAVGLLSLGQFGAFLYDQFLTTPLWGGAWLLASGLVAVGTAGVVGREWLRLRPLKRRQDVRSRAEDLLAHQGVGQGQAFCEALAEKSGDKGREGYRTWLGQLDESHSDREVLTLYSQLVLGERDKLAQARVAKWSGEAAVLVALSPLATVDMMLMLWRNLRMIEDIADVYAIELGYWSRIRLIRQVFRNMLYAGATELVTEVGMDLLGAELTAKLSARAAQGVGAGLLTARLGLRTIEACRPLPWCADEKPRLGELRKRLVGQLAGYLRTS; encoded by the coding sequence ATGAACGATCAGACAACACAGAAGGTGCCGCTGCAAGGCAAGGTGATCCTGGAGCCGACCCTGTCGGTGGCGAGCGAGGTGCCGCCCCCGGCCCCGGCCCAGCGGCTGGAAGAAGAGAGCTTCGAGCGACTCGAGGAGCTCGATGCATTCACCGAGGTGGCCCCGGCCCTGACGGTGCGGCCCCGTCGCCGCCATCGCCTGCTGGGTTGGGGGCTGGGGGCGGTCGGCCTGCTCTCCCTGGGCCAGTTTGGCGCCTTCCTCTACGACCAGTTTCTTACCACCCCGCTCTGGGGCGGCGCCTGGCTGCTGGCTTCGGGTCTGGTGGCGGTGGGCACGGCCGGCGTGGTGGGGCGCGAGTGGCTGCGGCTGCGCCCCCTCAAGCGGCGCCAGGATGTGCGCTCCCGCGCCGAAGACCTGCTCGCCCATCAGGGTGTGGGGCAGGGGCAGGCCTTCTGCGAGGCCCTGGCCGAAAAGAGTGGTGACAAGGGGCGGGAGGGATATCGCACCTGGCTCGGCCAGCTCGACGAGAGCCACAGCGATCGGGAGGTGCTGACCCTCTACAGCCAGCTTGTGCTCGGCGAGCGGGACAAGCTCGCGCAGGCCCGGGTCGCCAAATGGTCGGGGGAGGCCGCCGTGCTGGTGGCCCTGAGCCCGCTCGCCACCGTCGACATGATGCTGATGCTGTGGCGCAACCTGCGGATGATCGAGGACATCGCCGATGTCTACGCCATCGAGCTCGGCTACTGGAGCCGCATTCGCCTCATCCGCCAGGTGTTTCGCAACATGCTCTATGCCGGCGCCACCGAGCTGGTGACAGAGGTGGGCATGGATCTGCTGGGGGCCGAGCTCACCGCCAAGCTCTCCGCCCGCGCCGCGCAAGGGGTGGGGGCCGGCCTGCTCACCGCCCGCCTGGGGCTGCGCACCATAGAGGCGTGCCGCCCGCTGCCCTGGTGTGCGGACGAGAAACCCAGGCTCGGTGAGCTGCGCAAGCGGCTTGTCGGCCAGCTGGCGGGCTATCTTCGCACGTCATAG
- a CDS encoding YcjX family protein, giving the protein MIRNKLEQSWSVLQHKAFEVVNRARDRHIRLAVTGLSRSGKTAFITALVNQLEHAAIDGRLPLWDAQRQGRILGARRVPQQNAHIPTFPYERGLDALFGEPPAWPAPTRGVAEVRLEIRYRTRHPVRRHLGEISTLYVDLVDYPGEWLLDLPLLDLSYEQWSEQVANQLRRPELQALAANWLAPGWQAEQAFEERPACELAQRYTDYLHACKHELGLHLIQPGRFVLPGEYAGAPLLQFVPWVWDKPAQEPADGTLYATFKQRFEQYKQHLVQGFYEQHFAGFDRQIVLVDCLAPLNAGAASFGDMQQAIARIMESFAYGKSNWWRRLFSPRIDKLLFVASKADHVTPEQHGPLVSLLQHLVSSGRGQARFEGIETECLALAAIKATEVGKGQANGREFPAIRGTSLAGEPLLLFPGEVPPQIPPAQWWSTQGFDFQAFRPMPMSAHQALPHIRLDAALEFLLGDHLE; this is encoded by the coding sequence TTGATACGCAACAAACTCGAACAGTCATGGTCTGTGCTGCAGCACAAGGCCTTTGAGGTGGTGAACCGGGCTCGGGATCGCCACATCCGGCTGGCGGTCACCGGCCTGTCCCGCAGCGGCAAGACCGCCTTCATCACGGCGCTGGTCAACCAGCTGGAGCACGCCGCCATCGACGGCCGTCTGCCCCTGTGGGATGCCCAGCGCCAGGGGCGGATCCTCGGCGCCCGCCGGGTTCCCCAGCAAAATGCCCACATTCCCACCTTCCCCTACGAGCGCGGCCTAGACGCCCTGTTCGGCGAGCCGCCCGCCTGGCCTGCGCCCACCCGGGGGGTGGCCGAGGTGCGCCTCGAAATTCGCTACCGCACCCGCCACCCGGTGCGCCGTCACCTGGGGGAGATCTCCACCCTCTATGTGGATCTGGTGGATTATCCGGGGGAATGGCTGCTGGACTTGCCGCTGCTGGATCTGAGCTACGAGCAGTGGAGCGAGCAGGTGGCAAACCAGCTGCGTCGCCCCGAGCTGCAGGCCCTGGCCGCCAACTGGCTGGCGCCCGGCTGGCAGGCCGAGCAAGCCTTCGAGGAGCGGCCCGCCTGCGAGCTGGCACAGCGTTACACCGACTATCTGCACGCCTGCAAGCACGAGCTGGGGCTGCACCTCATCCAGCCTGGCCGTTTCGTGCTGCCGGGGGAGTATGCCGGGGCGCCGCTGCTGCAATTCGTGCCCTGGGTCTGGGACAAACCGGCCCAGGAGCCTGCCGATGGCACCCTCTACGCCACCTTCAAGCAACGCTTCGAGCAGTACAAGCAGCACCTGGTGCAGGGTTTCTACGAGCAGCACTTCGCAGGCTTCGATCGCCAGATAGTGCTGGTGGACTGCTTGGCGCCCCTCAATGCCGGGGCCGCCAGCTTCGGCGACATGCAGCAGGCCATCGCCCGCATCATGGAGAGCTTCGCCTATGGCAAGAGCAACTGGTGGCGCCGGCTGTTCTCCCCGCGCATCGACAAGCTGTTGTTCGTGGCGAGCAAGGCCGATCACGTCACCCCGGAGCAGCATGGCCCCCTGGTCTCCCTGCTCCAGCATCTGGTGAGCAGCGGTCGGGGCCAGGCCCGCTTCGAGGGGATAGAGACCGAATGCCTGGCGCTGGCCGCCATCAAGGCCACCGAGGTGGGCAAGGGGCAGGCCAATGGCCGCGAGTTCCCGGCCATCCGCGGCACCAGCCTGGCAGGGGAGCCGCTCTTGCTGTTTCCCGGAGAGGTGCCGCCCCAGATACCGCCAGCCCAGTGGTGGAGCACCCAGGGCTTCGATTTTCAGGCATTTCGCCCCATGCCCATGAGCGCCCATCAGGCGCTGCCCCATATCCGGCTGGACGCGGCACTGGAGTTCTTGCTCGGGGATCACCTCGAATAA
- the pspC gene encoding envelope stress response membrane protein PspC, with protein sequence MTQQSKEGRNLYRDPQRGKIAGVCAGLADYFGVETWIVRLLAITGLIFAGFITFTAYIAAWFLLDKKPVTLFGEQEADFAEVRMKARSWQAGVTPHQALGRIAQELDALEPRVQRIEKLVTSKEFTLQREFSKL encoded by the coding sequence ATGACACAGCAGAGCAAAGAGGGACGCAACCTCTACCGGGATCCCCAGCGGGGCAAGATAGCGGGCGTCTGCGCCGGTCTTGCCGACTACTTCGGGGTGGAGACCTGGATAGTGCGGCTGCTGGCCATCACAGGCCTCATCTTCGCCGGTTTCATCACCTTCACCGCCTACATTGCCGCCTGGTTCCTGCTCGACAAGAAACCTGTCACCCTGTTTGGGGAGCAGGAGGCGGATTTTGCCGAGGTGCGCATGAAGGCGCGCAGTTGGCAGGCCGGCGTCACCCCCCACCAGGCGCTCGGCCGCATCGCCCAGGAGCTCGACGCGCTTGAGCCAAGGGTGCAGCGCATCGAGAAGCTGGTGACCTCCAAGGAGTTCACCCTGCAGCGCGAGTTCAGCAAGCTCTGA